The sequence below is a genomic window from Wyeomyia smithii strain HCP4-BCI-WySm-NY-G18 chromosome 1, ASM2978416v1, whole genome shotgun sequence.
gtcatcatcatcagtgTTGCAGTTTGAATTGTGTATAGCATATGTGTCGTTCTACCGTGCCTACTATTCTTCATGAAACATCGATAACGATCATTGcatccaaattaatttttactcGCATTGATATAATTATCGTTCGAATTGTTTGCATTATTTCACGAAAGGCGGAAGCGTGTATATATTTGCATccaaactcaaaattttgctgcGTGACCGGGATTCTAAGGCTACTAGCCACGTGAACTTGAAGAGCAACCAAATAATCCAGGCCCAATTGAATTATACAGTAGCTTTCCCCCATGAATCGTTTTCTTCAGAAGCCTTATAGAATCCTTATCGAACGCGTGTACCCAAAACAATCGAGAGAAGTGTGCTCTAGCGCTagttcatcgtcatcatcatcgtgGTCAAAATATCAATTAAAACAACTACataagaaaaatagaaaaagcaaTAAATCCTCTGTGTTGAACCACCCCATTCACTGTTTTATCGATATTGATTTCAGGGAGAGTGAATATGTGTATCTAAgcgaaaaaaagaaacaatttcTTCAAAATGTGAAACAAATGACATATTCGTTAACTACTCGTCATAATATTCTATTCTCTTCTGTTCGCGTTTCCTTTTcaagcaatttaaaatgttgccgAACATGTTTGCGTTTTGTGTTTTTTATCGTGTTATTTAAAAATCATTTGCGTCTTTATAATTTAGCTTGGGTTTCAGAGTAGTATATAAGTAATAATCGTTCACCTGTTTTATTTCAATGTCACTCGTTTACTCGTTGATTATTGCTAACCCGGCCGAAGTTAGCATGAATGTAGCCAACGTTGTTGACAATcgccaatatttttttctgttgttattGAGTAGCGAAAATTCTAAACAAAAGATACACACATGAACACCCATTTAAGATGAATTATTGTGTAAGTTATTTTGTCGGTATCCTCTTTGTTTTGCGGTCTAGTAATGTGATAGCTTATTTAGTAGTATTTAGGTATGCATTCAGCCTATACTGCAATTTCTCGTTTATATTTTTGCTTAAGCTGTGAGCGCATGACAGATATAAGAAACTTATAAACAAATTTGAATGAAGAGGAAGCATaactaaaatttgtaaaaagcaGATATCCATCTAATGTCCATTAGTTTCCGGTCAGAAGTAAGTTTAATACTCGTGAAAAATAGGTAATTGTTTATCATATCAACATATCAGTAGTTTTGTTTTCCCTCTGAATCTTATTAGTAATGAGTTGCATTAACAGAATAACGGAGTTGTCTCTGTAGTTCGTCAAGGCGAAAAATGGTTTCGCGACCCTAGTATAATGAAAAGTTCGTTCCCGATGGAGAAGCAgacatacacaaaaaaaattaatcaaataGGCAAAAGTTACTGGATTAAGTagataaaaaacagaaaactaaactaaaaagcAGTGAAAAACAATTAGCTTTACCTACATTTTTATTGCTTGTAATTTTCATTTCTATGGATATAtagcaatgaaaaaatattcaagctGAGGAAACACAAAAAATATCGAACGAAAGAAGATAGTTATTCCATTATTAAGACAGGGgttagaaaaaatgatactcaaTTATCCTTACGCTTTTTTCGCTAGTTCACAAGAGAGCTCATTCGATATTTGCACTAAAAACTTTTTTAAGAACCAGAATGGGTGACCATTGAAAATTAAACCATATGTTTGCAGGTGTTTCATTTCTTCGTATTATTCTCCATACAATTTCTTATCTCTACGTAAAGCGAGAGTGTAAAGCAGCGTACTTTACTACTCTTTCTATTTCCCAAAAACTAGCGTGAACCTCAAGTCGAAAAAACAAAGCAGTTGGTATGTGCAAGACATCGTTTTCTGCTCTTTTTCAGTTTCATTAGAAATGGTtagatcatttttcatttttttcctgcTGAACCATCCCTGTCGATAATCTAACAATGAAATAAAACCATaggaaattttcgttttgtgcTATGGTGTTATGCTGCGCGGCAATTTTCTACTGTTTCATAAATTTAACCCTGCTTCATAATATTGAGAAGCATCTTGCGTTTTACATTTCCGCTTCTATTTTTTCGAGTACATGTCTTCAGTGTCCGCTCCATTTGGCTGGCCAAACCTGTGAAATGGAATAACATCGATGCACTTATTACTTTTTTATCTAAACACTTCTCTATGTTATGTACTGTTGAACAATTTGTCCAAAAAACCTGGAGTTCAAATCGTCGCTATCGTGTACTTACATGTTTATCGTGCTCCCATGGCTGTTGCAATGGTCCATCGTTGTTGCCCATGTCGTTCGGTCCACCCGGCATAAACTGATACTGCAACGACTGCATGAAGTTTATGTTAGGTTGGTTGGGGCCAACGGCACCACTGCTGCCACTTAGTGTGTTGTGGTATTCCATTTGCAACTGTTGTGAATAGTAAAATAAGATGAGCTCAATTTCAATAAGTTGAACAAGGTAAACATACTTGAAAGTGGTCTGGCAGATGCAAATCATCAATAAAGTGCCTGGGTGGAGGGCCCATCCATTGCTGCTGTggaccaccaccaccaccaactGCTAGGTTTTTGTCCACCATCCAGTGAGCATTTCcggtagcagcagcagcggcagctGCTGCAGCAGCGAGAGCGGTAGGATCATTGTCTAATGCACCAATTCCGCCATTGGATCCGTAATTAAACTTCCAGCTAGCTCTTTCGGAACCGATGGCCCGGGCCATTTTACGACCGTCGTCTTGCTGAGGTGGTAATACTCCTCCCGGTGGTCCACCGACAAGACCACCGTTTGCAGTGGGTCCATTGTTATTATTTGGTGAAATTGTTGGTGATCCCCCCAAAGCCATTCCGATGCCGTTTTCAAGATTCATGAGATTTTCTCTGGATTGTAGATGTGCGAGATCAGAAAACCAGTTTGCTCCGCCTGTTGCTCCTGCATTACGATTACTACCAGGTGGACCTGGAGGTCCAGGTCCTGGCCCATGTTGAGAGTTAGCTCGATTGGGGCCGTATGGTGGCATCTGATGACCTCCAGCACCGCCGTTTGGTGGAAGATTTTGATACTTGCCAATTGGACCTGGTGGGTGAAACATGCTGCTGTACTGGTTAGACGATGAAAGTTTACTGCCTGGTGCAGATGGTTGATGATTTTGCGATTGTGGAATCGCCGAAAAAGCAGAAGCCTTTGGGTTTAGGCGGGAAATGGGCGGTAATCCACCGCCTCCTCCACTAGCTCCCAAACCCATGTGACTCTGGTACGAAGATTGTAAAGTATCCGGACCAAAATTCAACATATGTGGGCTTTGAGACTGAAGAGCGTCGAACATAGAAGGAGGTGGCCTGGAACTTCCCACAATCGGAGGTGGGTGTTCTCTAGAATTCACTAGACTGCTGTAATCCGAGGCCATTTGTCCTGAAATAGGACGTATTTGAGACGGGTTAATCAACGGACGCTGGACTGCTAGACCACTGGGAGGAGGCTGCGATTGTTGTTGAGGTGGTTTGATGACGTTGTGCTCATTTGGTGACGAGAATGATGCAGCCTGAGATGTCTGGTGATGTCCTAGTAATCCAGGTGTTGGTTGAGACAGAGGACCGATCGGAGCGTTGCCGGAGTTGGTACTAGTTGGTGGGCAACTTGACAGCAAATGCGAGTGCTGCTGCTGGGATAAAGTCGAACTGGATGGAGGTGTGCCAGAATTGCTCGATGTTTTGGAACTAACCGGAGAAGATACGCTAGTACCGCGATATCCTGGGGCTTTGGATGCGTCGACCTTGTTAGGATAAAAAGGCAGGCTTTAGTGCAATTGTAATCTGGATATAGCTGACATAATCAATGTGTAACCGTATTAAGCCAattataaatattaaaaatgattaagaatatttatttttcctaaTGGGTTTCGTTAACACTTCAACGATCATCTCAAGCTGGTTAGTTAGGAAAAATCCTTAATGTACATTTTGGAATACCGTGTGGTACCCCCGTTCACCGCTCGACCTCCATTCACCGCTCACTTTTCACTTCAAAAGGTGTTAGGAGGAGAAATGTAATATCGTAATATATTATACTACGTTCTTTGCATCAATCGATCGTGTGGAATGTCTGTTGCAAATCACGTGTCTAAATATAGCGGTATTTATCTTCAAAGAagcgaacaaaaataaaattgctaACAAGTCTTGACGAAATGTTAAATTTCGTTATTGTTCACATTGCCGACAAAAATTATGCGTGtgtaattaaccctctagtgcccaaattagttttatgacggacttcgaaaaaatcactttggaGCTTTATAAacctttttaaagtttttttttgaagcatTTTAAAGGTttcactgaagaccgtctaaagacggcactgggcactagggGGTTAAGAGTTTTGGCTACGAATTATTGTTGattttttattgcaaatttGTGCAAATCAATAATTCAGGTAATTATTATTTAATCTATGCTAATAATATGGGTTTCAAGTCGGCTGACAGCGAGAAAGgagctaaactaaactaaaattgcAAGAACTTAGATTTCAACTTATTAACAAAGAATTCACCGCTAAGTTATTTGGTCGgtattttttggtgaaaaataaataatttatccgTGCGATAACCGAAATTGCTAGTGAAAACATAACCTCCTGACTtttttttatgtgaaattgAAGTTAATTTCGCTCTTAAGTGAACGGAAAACGGGCACCATACGGTATAAATTTCATTAGATTCTAAATGTACACCCGTATTGGAGATATAACAAGGGGTTAACAAGAAGCATgaatgatgaaaaataaatttatcttCTGAGtcaattatgaaaaattttcacaaatctagttttttttttggtttgattGCAACGTGTTCCAGTGTCTAAAACCACCATTAGTTTAAATATAATCCTACCTGCAATGGAGATTCGTTCTCGATGAAGGAAGACGCACCACTGTGCGGATGACTGTAGATAACTTTGCTTGCTCCTCCCGCGGCGCTATCTAGAACGCCAATGGTACCACCTACTACGGCAGACCCAAGCACACTACCCCCATGATGACCACCATGTTGAGAATGGTGACCATGATGGTGCTGTTGGTgttgatgctgctgctgttggctGTGGTGATGCAAgtgttgatgatgatgacttaCTCCGGTTACACTACCTGTTCCTCCGCCAGTATTAGATCCCCATTGACTGCTACCGTACGAGTCATTGAATAGGGAATACTCATGCGCCTGCGCGTTAGCGTGCAGATTATTGTTGATTTTTGATTGAAGCTGAGCGATTGCTGAGCTCGTAGTGGATGTTAAAGAAGAAGATGTTGCGGAACAAGAGGAAGAAGCCATCGCGGATAGTCCACTTCCAATCGGACCAGCCGTTGGTATACCACTACCGATGGCCGATACGGCCGATGCGATGACCGAGGATGTAGTAGAATCCAAATGTGAAGATTGCGATACAGATGTTTGCAATAGTGGCGAAGGAGTGATGCTTGTACGGGTCGCAGTTGGCGGTTGTCCAATCGGGGTAATTGACCGCCCCGAACCAGATCCTACTGGAGCAATTGGTGCATTACTTATCGACGTTGGAAGTGGATTAGTATCAACAATAATGAGGCCAGGACCGGTAGATGCCACTGGCGGAATAAATGTAGGCATTTTAACTGAGGCCTGTATCGGAGCTGGATGTGTAGACGCAACAATTGGAATCGATGAACTAGCAATTGTCATTGCACTGTTGTTAGATTGCGAAAGGAAGGTAGACGTGGCAATTGATGCACTGGCATTGCTGTTGATTAAATTACTCTGACTGTTAGAGTTATTAGACATTGTAGAATTCCCAAACGGAGCCGGTAATCCTTTTGCTGGTGATTGTAATATTTGCACTGACTGGCGTGCCGTAGTCGGTGCACTAGCCGTAACTATTGAGGACGACGTGCTGCTCGATGAACTACCACTGGAAAGAGACATGTTGGAGGCAGTGGCCTGGTTGTTGTTTGATGATTTCTTCTGGGTTTGCATTGCAGTAGAACCAGTGGATATTCCAGCACTATCTGCAACAAGTTTCGCGAAAGTTCCACTACTGCTAGCTGCGACATTGCTGTTATTGGCAGAGgcatttttcattgaatgcttCAGTGACTGTACCATACTGGTGTAGGCATTCTTTAGTACGAAATTGTTAGTCGATGTGGCACCAAGGCGTTTGCCACCATCCTTTGTAAGTTGTAAAGGGGCGTTGTTGTTCGAGGATATTACACGCGAGGTTTGTGAAACATTGTTGTTACCCGAGCCAGAGAAGAGATTTTTCGCTACTGTTGGCCGAACTGACATGCCTGATGTAGAGACATTCTTACTGGTAGCAGCAGCAAGTGCTGCAGATGCTGTAACTGGTTTATTTTGATTAGAGGCAACGAACACGTTTTTACCCTTAGACACTCCAGTAGAGGAGCTACTCATTAGAgaattggtatttccggaagcGATCATAGCGGATAGCGTTGGAGCTGTGGTTGAAGCGCTCGAACTCGTAGGGAGGGTAGCTTGTTGTGTAGGTGCAGGAGATGCACATGAGCCACTTTTGGCAGTGTTGTGTTTAGGAAGCATTTGAAGAATATCAACATCTGGATCTTTAATCAACGTAGCTATCAGAGAGTGTGCCTGCTTAGTAGCTTCGAGTGAACCCTTGATAGTGATCGATCGATCACCTTGAACTTTTCCTTGTTTCTCGACTTCGATATGGGCACCAGTGGCAGCTCGAATTGCATTGATGTTACTTCCTGCTCGACCAATGACTCGAGAAATTGCATGAACTGGAACCTGAACCTTTTTACACTCCATCGGAGTGGCTTGACTCTGCTGTACAGAGCTCTTCCGAACTACTTCTTTCCAACCTTCTTCGCGCTTGGCGGCAGTGGTGCTATTTTGTATTATTGCCGCCGCATTCCCAACGCCTTGATTTGCGGTTGAAGTTTGCTTCGTTGGACTCGTAGATTTCTGCAGTTGATGCTCTTCGTTATGATAGAACAAGGTTTTATTGTTGGCGTGAATCTTCTTTTGTTGATTGGCAGCGATGCTGCTACTGTTGTAGAAGGTAGTAGATTCACTTCCATCATGATCAGAACTTTCCTTATCCGCGGTATGCCGGTTTGATCCGAACACAATAATGGATTTCCGATTACCttgctgctgatggtgactGCTGTTGGTGTGGTGAGGCGGTTGTGGTGGCGGTAATGGATGATGATCTCGTTTTGTATCTAGCTTATGAGTACTTTCCTTCGGAGctacattttctttttcgacgGTTTTCTCCCGCTGTTTGTTATCATAGGTGTCACGTTTGTTATCACTCGTGTGCTGCGGGGGTTGACGACGCTGTTGACCTGTAACAGATTTCTCTTTTTGCTGATGGTGTTTATCCTGAACCACAGAACTGTTGCTGGCCGTCGTTGTTGTGCTATCCGGGCTGTGACTTTGCCGAGTTTGAACTGGAAACTGggattgttgctgttgttgttgctgctgttgctgctgctgttgttgttgttgttgcttagCATGAGCAACCTTGGTGGTAATAGCAGAACTGGCCCGAGATTGTTggtgctgttgctgctgttgttgtttgcgttttttattgttttttctttgctgttcaAGCAAACTGGCGGATTTTACATCGGAGCTTGAACATGAACCTTGGCTGTTAGCATCGATGCCAGAATCGCCTTCCTCTTTCTCGCCAGCAACTGTTGAGCTGACATTATTACCTGTGGCAGTTGAAGACGATGATGAACTAGGAAGATCGCGAGGCTGTTGCACTCTACTGTTTCCTACAGACCGGTTTCCGACAATAGTATGCACTGGAACATTAACAATTTCGTCATCATCATGATCAGTGTCATTATCGTCGTCCCCATCATCCTCGTCATCACTGTTACCACCTTTACCATCGCCCTCGACTAGTTTACGTTGTTGTTCTCGTTTTTCTGCTTTTCTACGTTTTTTGCGCTCACGACGTTTGGCGGCTGCTGCCTTGCGGCTTTCCTCTCTACTTCGCTCTAGGTCAAGTTCTTGTAACAATATGGACGCATTAATGTTCGCCTTGGTTGCCTGCTGATCCTTGGCAGCACGTATAACTTTGACACAATCGTGACACTTTTCCAGCAATTCCTTGTCGCTGATTGTGTTGATGTAGCGCGTCATTTCTTGATCCGATGGAAATTGGGTCACATGATTTACCATCCATTTAACCACTTTAGTATGACCTTTACGAAAAGCGGCCATCAAACAGGAAACCTTGCGATTATCCTGCGAATCGATATCGGCTCCAGAATTGCAAAGCAACTCAACAACGGCCAAGTGACCTCCGTTTGCAGCTAGCCAAAGCGGTGAATTTCCCTTTTTGTTCTTCACTTCAACAGCCGCTCCGCGGGATAGGAGCAAGTCGACAAACTTCAAATGACCCTTATCGGCGGCTATGGTCAAAGCCGTATCTCGTGAGGAAGGAACTGGAGCGGCGTTAACATCGGCGCCCTTATCTAGTAAGACACGGCCGACTTCAATGTACCCACCGGATGCAGCTTCCATAAGGGGTGTCAGTCCGGTTTTTGCTCTGTGCTCGACATTAGCTTTACGATCCAACAGAAGACTAACCACCTCATGGCGTCCTTGGAAGCATGCCAGCGTTAACGCAGTATTCCGGTTTGTTTCGATCTGTGCATTAATATCAGAACCCATGTCCAGTAATAATTTCACCGCGGCAGTATGTCCATTCATCGCTGCCAACATAAGAGGACTGATTCCAAGTTTGCTACCGGTACGCGAATTTATTTCAGCTCCGTGACTAAGCAACAGTTTAATAATATTTACATAACCACCGCTGGCAGCCAAGCTTAGGGGAGTGTAGTCTGACACGTTTCGATGTTCTCGGTTGGCATTCATGTTTAGAAGCAGTTCTACCACTTCGTATCGCCCACCGGAACAAGCCAACGAAAGAGGTGTATCTTTGGTTCGCTCGGATTGAGCTTCCATTTCCGCACCATGGCGAAGCAGAGTTTCTACGACCTTTTCATGACCAGCAGTGGCTGCCAAAATGAGTGGAGTGAACCCCTTTTTGTCTTTGTGCTCGATGTTGGCTCCCCGGCTGATGAGCAGTTCTACTAGTTCTTCATGGCCACCTGCACAGGCTAATGTTAGGGCAGTATCATGATTCGAATCAGTTTCAGAATCCACATCGATTTGACGTTCTTGGACGACATTGGCGGGAACGGCAGGTGGATATTGCATTGGCGCTGGTGCTGGACTGGCTTCAAATTGGTAACCTCCAGCAGCTGCACTTTGCTGGCCTGCTGGAGCCTGGCGTATTCCAGCTAATCGATTCTTCTCTTTACGagatttttcagttttcttcGAATTTGATTTGCCTCCAGCTGTAGAAGTGGCTGAATCCACTGTATGTGGACTTTGCTGCCGTGGAATTAACAGCCCACCCGTCTGTGGCTGCTGGGTCTGGGTAGCAACCTGCACTTGCGCATGCTGTGTGCAATGGGCTGCCTGGGCCTGGGCATGCAATTGCTGAAGCTGTTGAGCTGATTGTGCCTGTTGTTGCTGAGCCAAAATCACAGAACTGGGATGTACGATACTTGTTGACTGgaactgttgctgctgctgttgctgttgttgttgctgagCGACAGCAGCTGCTGCGGCAGCAGCTGCAGCTTGATGTTGTAATTGTGCTTGTTGCAGAGCAGCTGCTTGCTGAAGAGTAACATTGCACTGTCCGCCGATTGCGTGTTGATCGAGCTGTTCTTGTGTAATTTGCaactgttgctgttgttgttgttgagctGTCGGCAGTTGGAAAAGCAAGTGTACCTGCGAGGCTTTGTCAGCATCGACATTAAACACGAACTTGGGTTGCTGACTGTCGGTGCTATTTACGCTTCCCGTTGCACCTGGTGCTGTAGGGTGATGAAGTACAGTTGCCCCTGAGGCGGTAGTGGTTGCCTGTTGGAAGGAAGTTTTAGAAACATCTGTATGAAATGTAGTTTATACTACAAATACCTGTAGCTGACTGAGTAACTGCAGTTGATCGAGCGATATTTGCTGGTTTGGATCAAAAGCCATTAGTTGACCGGTAGCAGCCGCTTGGCCCGAGGTACCTGTTTGGCGGAAACCACATTGCTCTTCACCAGTCTCGGCCAAGCTGACATTATTGGCTTCTTCTTCGATAGGCGATGATGTACCGGAAGTGGTCAGCTGACTTTGATTACCAGCCCAGCGCGTCTTGCAGAACGAATTCATTCCGATTAAATTCGCATACGCGTCGATGTCCTGGCAGCTAAGATTTGCTGCCATTTCCTGTGTTATAATTTAATTATAAATATGTATGTTTCATCAATTCCGTCACGTATGATTTGCAGCAAATTTATTACCTGCAAAGCCACCGGTATATCGGTACAACCGTTCAACGCGTGAATAACTTCGTCGATGCATTCAACCCATTCGTAGTTGTAGATAGTTTCCCGTGAATCGTCGGTGGCTACCACTGAGCCATCCTCCGGGTTGAAAGTTTCAAGGGACTCATCCAGTGATGGATATATCCCACCTACGCACTCGGACATTGTTTCGTTTTCCGAATCGTCTATATTGAACATCTGAAGATGCTCGTCTCCATCTTCCACGTACTGATGGGGTCCATCATTATCGCTGAGTTTGATTTGCTACAGATATAATAGGATCATGAgctatatttttagtttttatcaaATGATATTAGACTTACATTACTACCAGCCTTGTGCTGGATGATATTGGAAACGTGCTGATGTACCTGGACAAATTCCGGAGTTGGTAGAAGGTCGGAACGAAAATCGTGCATTACCTCACAAAAAATTCGGGACAAATCTGCTAGCTCAGCATCTGAAAAGTGAAATTTGCAGTGATGTACTGGAGCTGCAAGCTCAAATCGCTTACTATTGG
It includes:
- the LOC129718864 gene encoding ankyrin repeat and KH domain-containing protein mask isoform X2 — its product is MRNAEQSGLKNRDKSRNVKKSSSLVNQSNSKALHKQQLQPSSLSNSNNSGGSGNSCASVSEGGGSVRSGSGNGAPLVSRGAAAKGNNSKQQQNNSCRVQPEVGTVSTGSNLASSASFSANREISNAKVMSTAAVGSNTTSKAATGGAGRQSGSPQSSPAKSDTETTFSEFQPRVSDSSESDEESVSEILLACLCLRPDLLVDSFPLDQQSIEIPETECSDSCENDVDMDESDSCDNDGDENDDSEDDDEDDDDIHSTVVTGKFLLENDNDIDQDSGGGGGSVSGGGGTGGNGPHDKKARLEALLEAADEAAQALTRMRSSEGGGSPRDKKNALRNFSLLSRSLLAACTDNDVNTVRRLLGEGNSLNEATDDGDSLLSLACSAGYYELAQVLLAMSAQVEDRGQKNDCTPLMEAASAGHVEIIGLLLKHGADVNAQSSTGNTPLMYACAGGHEEAVKVLLDHGANVEDHNENGHTPLMEAASAGHVGVAKILLERGAGINTHSNEFKESALTLACYKGHLDMVRYLLEAGADQEHKTDEMHTALMEASMDGHVEVARLLLDSGAQVNMPTDSFESPLTLAACGGHVDLAMLLIERGANIEEVNDEGYTPLMEAAREGHEEMVALLLQQGANINAQTEETQETALTLACCGGFVEVADYLIKAGADIELGASTPLMEAAQEGHIDLVRFLLEHGADVHAQTQTGDTALTYACENGHTEVADILLYYRAELEHESEGGRTPLMKACRAGHWCIVKFLIEKGADVNRHTTNNDHTPLSLACAGGHSNIVELLLKNGADPFHKLKDNSTMLIEAAKGGHIGVVQLLLDFPHSLISANTAAQQNLLNNGQIQLQQAQQQLQQQQQLIITQNQQQQLLAAPPGLVPVPESIRVSNKQMFQQHPTMENLDQQQQQQQQQQQHLLTTNKMLANHNVFLDGHIASADPSILAQMRLIQMQGFKDGLAHGLSRAPGQQQQQAILSQQIPSHLATSQQQQIILQGTNNTTVVQQQQQVAAGPGGIKQRSLLRQKIAPAQATATGITTSQSQHLAFDTNLTSSEAQQVRSEPIGEDNGSSVSSSGATLQQRAGVVMRSDYEMQYTKQMREMYQKSQKANIQFICDSNGPPPTLLPSTGTYIDITTPAQGEKSSDSGLEIATSLPATLQHQQASLHFAANTNTATSGSANTSSGSVTHLTGPSEVSQSTAISDRPKVKPVSKKDAKNNRKSAAAAAAAAAQQQQITGQQQQQPLWPSTTTNVLKQNPMVSIYNNLSVIPTSEQNVQVLQQSLSNLSLQSPATSVAGGSGTGSAQISVSQSSSQQQPAASGNRTNFGVVTKTPTTSASATILSSNNMVPTSNLSVITSAVAAPAASGTITSVPANVIQTTNNLISQLDQQTLELSNSTLTTTPSATSAGVISATNSQSGVSSVGTGSFSSSSASGASCSSSSSSSGNSSTTATTSSNNSAGVASGGISVSGAGLGGGGSSSAHSSEHENQLNQLALNTLCNQKMLQKIAQRFMVDPPKSPPDTPPLSCSNADGPSSPPPSDAELADLSRIFCEVMHDFRSDLLPTPEFVQVHQHVSNIIQHKAGSNQIKLSDNDGPHQYVEDGDEHLQMFNIDDSENETMSECVGGIYPSLDESLETFNPEDGSVVATDDSRETIYNYEWVECIDEVIHALNGCTDIPVALQEMAANLSCQDIDAYANLIGMNSFCKTRWAGNQSQLTTSGTSSPIEEEANNVSLAETGEEQCGFRQTGTSGQAAATGQLMAFDPNQQISLDQLQLLSQLQATTTASGATVLHHPTAPGATGSVNSTDSQQPKFVFNVDADKASQVHLLFQLPTAQQQQQQQLQITQEQLDQHAIGGQCNVTLQQAAALQQAQLQHQAAAAAAAAAVAQQQQQQQQQQQFQSTSIVHPSSVILAQQQQAQSAQQLQQLHAQAQAAHCTQHAQVQVATQTQQPQTGGLLIPRQQSPHTVDSATSTAGGKSNSKKTEKSRKEKNRLAGIRQAPAGQQSAAAGGYQFEASPAPAPMQYPPAVPANVVQERQIDVDSETDSNHDTALTLACAGGHEELVELLISRGANIEHKDKKGFTPLILAATAGHEKVVETLLRHGAEMEAQSERTKDTPLSLACSGGRYEVVELLLNMNANREHRNVSDYTPLSLAASGGYVNIIKLLLSHGAEINSRTGSKLGISPLMLAAMNGHTAAVKLLLDMGSDINAQIETNRNTALTLACFQGRHEVVSLLLDRKANVEHRAKTGLTPLMEAASGGYIEVGRVLLDKGADVNAAPVPSSRDTALTIAADKGHLKFVDLLLSRGAAVEVKNKKGNSPLWLAANGGHLAVVELLCNSGADIDSQDNRKVSCLMAAFRKGHTKVVKWMVNHVTQFPSDQEMTRYINTISDKELLEKCHDCVKVIRAAKDQQATKANINASILLQELDLERSREESRKAAAAKRRERKKRRKAEKREQQRKLVEGDGKGGNSDDEDDGDDDNDTDHDDDEIVNVPVHTIVGNRSVGNSRVQQPRDLPSSSSSSTATGNNVSSTVAGEKEEGDSGIDANSQGSCSSSDVKSASLLEQQRKNNKKRKQQQQQQHQQSRASSAITTKVAHAKQQQQQQQQQQQQQQQQQSQFPVQTRQSHSPDSTTTTASNSSVVQDKHHQQKEKSVTGQQRRQPPQHTSDNKRDTYDNKQREKTVEKENVAPKESTHKLDTKRDHHPLPPPQPPHHTNSSHHQQQGNRKSIIVFGSNRHTADKESSDHDGSESTTFYNSSSIAANQQKKIHANNKTLFYHNEEHQLQKSTSPTKQTSTANQGVGNAAAIIQNSTTAAKREEGWKEVVRKSSVQQSQATPMECKKVQVPVHAISRVIGRAGSNINAIRAATGAHIEVEKQGKVQGDRSITIKGSLEATKQAHSLIATLIKDPDVDILQMLPKHNTAKSGSCASPAPTQQATLPTSSSASTTAPTLSAMIASGNTNSLMSSSSTGVSKGKNVFVASNQNKPVTASAALAAATSKNVSTSGMSVRPTVAKNLFSGSGNNNVSQTSRVISSNNNAPLQLTKDGGKRLGATSTNNFVLKNAYTSMVQSLKHSMKNASANNSNVAASSSGTFAKLVADSAGISTGSTAMQTQKKSSNNNQATASNMSLSSGSSSSSTSSSIVTASAPTTARQSVQILQSPAKGLPAPFGNSTMSNNSNSQSNLINSNASASIATSTFLSQSNNSAMTIASSSIPIVASTHPAPIQASVKMPTFIPPVASTGPGLIIVDTNPLPTSISNAPIAPVGSGSGRSITPIGQPPTATRTSITPSPLLQTSVSQSSHLDSTTSSVIASAVSAIGSGIPTAGPIGSGLSAMASSSCSATSSSLTSTTSSAIAQLQSKINNNLHANAQAHEYSLFNDSYGSSQWGSNTGGGTGSVTGVSHHHQHLHHHSQQQQHQHQQHHHGHHSQHGGHHGGSVLGSAVVGGTIGVLDSAAGGASKVIYSHPHSGASSFIENESPLQVDASKAPGYRGTSVSSPVSSKTSSNSGTPPSSSTLSQQQHSHLLSSCPPTSTNSGNAPIGPLSQPTPGLLGHHQTSQAASFSSPNEHNVIKPPQQQSQPPPSGLAVQRPLINPSQIRPISGQMASDYSSLVNSREHPPPIVGSSRPPPSMFDALQSQSPHMLNFGPDTLQSSYQSHMGLGASGGGGGLPPISRLNPKASAFSAIPQSQNHQPSAPGSKLSSSNQYSSMFHPPGPIGKYQNLPPNGGAGGHQMPPYGPNRANSQHGPGPGPPGPPGSNRNAGATGGANWFSDLAHLQSRENLMNLENGIGMALGGSPTISPNNNNGPTANGGLVGGPPGGVLPPQQDDGRKMARAIGSERASWKFNYGSNGGIGALDNDPTALAAAAAAAAAATGNAHWMVDKNLAVGGGGGPQQQWMGPPPRHFIDDLHLPDHFQLQMEYHNTLSGSSGAVGPNQPNINFMQSLQYQFMPGGPNDMGNNDGPLQQPWEHDKHVWPAKWSGH